The following proteins are co-located in the Planococcus plakortidis genome:
- a CDS encoding disulfide oxidoreductase: protein MTKRQENSLLFMWAVSLVATLGSLYFSQVRGYIPCELCWVQRIFMYPLVFVLGVAYVQKNPRIAMTSLVLSVVGGSVSLYHYGIQKLKFLSDSAPSCGQVPCTGEYINYLGFITIPFLALIAFALIAGTSVYLWKSLKEEQ, encoded by the coding sequence ATGACGAAGCGTCAAGAAAACAGCTTACTGTTCATGTGGGCGGTGTCCCTGGTTGCGACACTTGGCTCGCTGTATTTTTCCCAAGTTCGCGGATATATCCCGTGCGAACTGTGCTGGGTGCAGCGCATCTTCATGTATCCCCTCGTCTTTGTGCTCGGCGTTGCCTATGTGCAGAAAAACCCGCGCATCGCAATGACGTCGCTCGTCTTGTCCGTTGTCGGCGGCTCTGTTTCGCTGTATCATTACGGTATACAGAAACTTAAGTTTTTGTCCGATTCCGCACCGTCATGCGGGCAAGTCCCGTGCACAGGGGAATATATCAATTACCTCGGATTCATCACCATCCCGTTCCTGGCGCTCATCGCCTTCGCCTTGATTGCCGGAACGAGTGTATATCTGTGGAAATCATTGAAGGAGGAACAATAA